A genomic window from Fibrobacterota bacterium includes:
- a CDS encoding alpha-L-fucosidase, with the protein MSSRAFITMGIRGQSIGAFAAVALLGNPAEAATTYQATWASVNKHIVAPEWFMDAKFGIYYHWGAFCTPQYGMEWYPRNMYNKAGNSNEYKHHLATYGDPFGDWQYHNFILGKNNKAGVFTQFAPKLKSAGGKFDPDEWARLFDSAGAKFAGPVAEHHDGFSMWDSKANEWNSVAKGPKLDLAKLHATAIRARGLKFMMSMHHAWNFTGYWNFPPVTQTDASLKKLYGQMTTAEEEKLWIDKLKEVIDGYQPDLIWQDLYLGRISEAKRLEFLSYYYNKSVDWNKDVVVTSKDGFQKGEMRDYERGGPADITTPYWLTDDAINSNSWSYVSGMSYYSKTQMLHSLIDRVSKNGNLLLNISPMADGSIPQAQRDLLLAMGDWLRRFGSSIYATRVWSIYGEGPTKMGGGSFTAPVAGTANDIRYTRAKDTSAVYAIFLGWPGNGVKKALTGLNSSRLKLTSGVKVQLMGATPGTDVDLVYSQDANGLNVTFPSSAPYSALAYPVRVQLKALSGLESAEARPATGLGRAFSINGLSKLAVPDGARWVTVMDVRGHVLDRRNLSVADKEFAPIGHGASLVRFDP; encoded by the coding sequence ATGTCGTCCAGAGCTTTCATCACCATGGGGATCCGCGGGCAGTCCATCGGAGCTTTCGCTGCCGTCGCACTCCTGGGAAATCCGGCCGAAGCGGCGACCACCTATCAGGCCACCTGGGCCTCCGTGAACAAGCACATCGTCGCACCCGAGTGGTTCATGGACGCCAAGTTCGGCATCTACTACCACTGGGGGGCGTTCTGCACCCCCCAGTACGGGATGGAATGGTACCCGCGCAACATGTACAACAAGGCGGGCAACAGCAACGAATACAAGCACCATCTGGCCACATACGGCGACCCGTTCGGCGACTGGCAGTACCACAACTTCATCCTGGGCAAGAACAACAAGGCGGGCGTGTTCACGCAATTCGCTCCGAAGCTCAAGTCCGCGGGCGGAAAGTTCGATCCCGACGAATGGGCTCGTTTGTTCGATTCGGCGGGCGCGAAATTCGCCGGTCCGGTGGCCGAACACCACGATGGATTTTCGATGTGGGATTCCAAGGCCAACGAGTGGAACAGCGTCGCCAAGGGACCCAAGCTGGATCTGGCCAAGCTCCACGCCACCGCCATCCGTGCACGGGGTTTGAAGTTCATGATGTCCATGCACCATGCCTGGAATTTCACTGGGTATTGGAATTTTCCCCCGGTGACACAAACCGACGCGAGCCTCAAGAAGCTCTACGGGCAGATGACCACCGCCGAGGAGGAAAAGCTCTGGATCGACAAGCTCAAGGAAGTCATCGACGGCTATCAGCCCGATCTGATCTGGCAGGACCTGTATCTGGGACGGATCTCCGAAGCCAAACGGCTGGAATTCCTTTCCTACTACTACAACAAATCGGTCGACTGGAACAAGGATGTCGTTGTCACCTCGAAGGATGGCTTCCAGAAGGGCGAGATGCGCGACTACGAGCGCGGCGGTCCCGCCGACATCACCACGCCGTACTGGCTCACCGACGACGCCATCAACAGCAACAGCTGGTCGTACGTGAGCGGAATGAGCTACTACTCCAAGACCCAGATGCTCCATTCGCTGATCGATCGCGTGAGCAAGAACGGCAATTTGTTGTTGAACATCTCGCCGATGGCCGATGGATCCATTCCACAAGCCCAGCGCGATCTCCTGCTTGCCATGGGGGATTGGCTCCGCCGCTTCGGCAGCTCCATCTACGCCACGAGAGTCTGGTCGATCTACGGCGAAGGCCCCACCAAGATGGGCGGCGGCTCCTTCACCGCGCCGGTTGCCGGAACCGCAAACGACATCCGCTACACACGGGCCAAGGACACCAGCGCGGTCTACGCGATCTTCTTGGGCTGGCCTGGGAACGGTGTCAAGAAGGCTCTGACCGGACTCAATTCCTCACGATTGAAGTTGACCTCCGGCGTGAAGGTGCAGCTGATGGGCGCCACTCCCGGAACCGATGTGGATCTGGTCTACTCCCAGGACGCCAACGGCTTGAACGTCACCTTCCCCTCGAGCGCCCCCTACTCCGCTCTTGCCTATCCGGTGCGCGTGCAATTGAAGGCGCTTTCGGGACTCGAGTCCGCGGAAGCCAGGCCTGCGACGGGATTGGGGAGGGCGTTTTCGATCAACGGACTCTCCAAGCTGGCCGTTCCCGACGGTGCGCGTTGGGTGACCGTGATGGATGTGCGGGGCCATGTGCTTGATCGACGGAATCTGTCTGTCGCGGACAAGGAATTCGCCCCGATCGGCCATGGGGCATCGCTGGTCCGCTTCGATCCCTGA